The following are from one region of the Ruficoccus amylovorans genome:
- a CDS encoding IS30 family transposase — MSTRSYRRLRVEDRPIIYRMRKAGKSQREIAHFLGFSQSSISKELSRNRGLRGYRPGQAHAKALGRQQCKRRRHRVIEGELEALVRERIECKHSPEQISGALRRQGRPAPSRTSIYTFIQADRDRGGTLYRHLRINGKRRYRHKNKASRHKLPARVDIELRPAIVQRRERYGDWEADLIAGCRGGGYLLSLYERKSRYGRLALLQSKDANETAEAIIGVLQGYRVHTITYDNGLEFAGHRRVSEALGAAGFFCKPYHSWEKGGVENFNGLVRQYFPKGTNFLDVGEPRLAHIEAQLNQRPRKTLHFLSPNNLKLHFAA; from the coding sequence ATGTCAACAAGAAGCTACCGTCGCCTCCGCGTGGAGGATCGTCCCATTATTTATCGCATGCGTAAAGCCGGAAAGAGTCAGCGCGAGATCGCCCATTTTCTGGGGTTTTCTCAATCGAGCATCAGCAAGGAGCTGAGTCGTAATCGGGGGCTGCGCGGGTATCGTCCTGGACAAGCGCATGCCAAGGCGCTTGGGCGTCAGCAGTGCAAGCGTCGTCGTCACCGCGTGATCGAGGGAGAGTTGGAGGCCCTCGTGCGGGAGCGGATTGAGTGCAAGCACAGCCCCGAGCAGATCAGCGGAGCTCTGCGGCGGCAGGGGCGTCCGGCGCCTTCGCGTACGAGCATCTACACGTTTATCCAGGCTGACCGTGATCGCGGGGGCACGCTTTACCGGCACCTGCGCATCAACGGCAAACGCCGCTACCGGCACAAGAACAAAGCCAGCCGCCACAAGCTCCCGGCCCGCGTGGACATTGAGCTGCGGCCTGCGATCGTGCAGCGGCGCGAGCGTTACGGCGACTGGGAGGCGGACCTCATCGCCGGTTGCCGGGGTGGAGGCTACCTGCTGAGTCTTTACGAGCGCAAGAGCCGCTATGGGCGGCTGGCGCTGCTGCAAAGCAAAGATGCCAACGAGACCGCTGAGGCCATTATCGGCGTCCTGCAAGGCTACCGCGTGCACACCATCACCTATGACAACGGGCTGGAGTTCGCCGGACACCGGCGCGTCAGTGAGGCCCTCGGCGCAGCCGGATTCTTTTGCAAGCCCTACCACTCATGGGAAAAAGGCGGCGTCGAGAACTTCAACGGACTCGTCCGACAATACTTCCCCAAGGGCACAAACTTCCTCGATGTGGGCGAGCCTAGGCTCGCCCACATCGAAGCCCAACTCAACCAACGCCCACGCAAAACCCTACACTTCCTTTCTCCCAACAACCTCAAACTACACTTCGCCGCTTGA